tttcttgtcaacaaaaaaggcagtgcggTGAGCCTCGAGTTTTTAGAACGGAAAAgtgcgttcggtgtgatcggcccctaagaaGGAGAGAATTAGGGAGTCACTGATGGGCAGAGTTTTCCCTCTTTGATGACATGCAatgagagaatgtcaatcaaatccACTGTTTTGATGAAGCGTGATTATAAAAAATCTAATGTGTAAATTTTACTAATAGAAGCTtgattatattcacacacttttgccacacaactatgtttaaaccccttataaaagtgatcatTGCATAAtacagggttcttacacctttttCAACCTCAAATTCCATCACATTTCAAGAACTTTCAAggtgcatttttatgcttttccagCACCTAACAACCACGGTAAATTAGGTTTTTATatgctgtatgtactttttcacatttaaatccattgtgctattttaaaaaacacaataggatatttcaatttaaattgtTGAATGCTTtggagcaggggtcaccaatctcggtcctggagagccggtgtccctgcagggtttagcttcaacttgcttaacacacctgcctgggtgtttcaagtatccttagtaagaccttgattagctttttcaggtgtgtttgattagagtttgagctaaaatctgcaaaaaaaacaagtttggtgatccctgctttGGAGTATAGATTTAttggaatagttcacccaaaaatggaaaaaaaaatgtttgttaaaacagTTCAGTTATTGGAGGAAGTATCTTTTTAAGTTTGGTCTGCTTCTACctaaagttgatatctcaaaaaatgagCTTACATTTAGATTTTGTTTGGATGTAGTAGCAAATTGACATGcctgttttaaactatttctgTGCGGTTTGTTTGTCGTTTTTAGGTGCAAatatgcattctgtgtgaatgtcTCCTTAATACGcacatgtggtgaacattttgcagtgaaaactggtCGGAtgacaacaattttatgcactcacacaaatgctcccaaatatattttgagctcGCATAGACAATATTTTGGGTGCATATGCAACCAAaacggttgcaatttcgagccctacAATTTCAATttcaagcaggttcaagcactttgtccaaaatccaagcactttcctaaccttgaaaacactatattaaaaatcaagcattttccaggatttccagcatCCGTACGAACCCtgataataggtcccctttaaatgatttaaaaccactgaccttcttgcaAGCCCGAAGTCGATTATCTTGACCTTGTTTGTTTCTCGACTGATACAGAGAATGTTTTCAGGCTGTTGATGCAGTAAAAATGTCGTCAAAGCTCATTCTTCTTCTGCTAATAAATTACTGCTTAATTATATTCACAAAATTGTGTCTGGTACCTTTAGGTCAAGGTGTAAAATGTACATCTTGTGCATGTACTGAAGGCCCTCAGTGATCTGTCTGATGAACAGCACTGTGTCCAACTCAGTCAGCTTGTAGTTTTCATCTATGATCCGGTCAAACAGCTCTCCACCGTCAACACTAAAGCATACAAATACTCATTTATAAACACTTACTTAATACTGAAGTTCTTTTCAAGGGTCTGTTTAATATACAGATAAAGATTGAAATTAAGTTAGTGACAGAGGCtctctgtgtgtatatgtttttggaTAATACTTACTACTCCATCACTAGAGTGATTTCATGTCGCGATTCAAATGCGGCATAGAGCTGGATTAAATTGGCATGATTTAACTGGTTCATCACTTCAATCTCACATTTTACAACCTCctgaaaacacaaacattaaaaGAAAGTCAAAAATCCATTACTGCACATTTAGCATAATTTTTAAGATGCAgttcatgttaaaaaatgttgattaattaattaattcattcattcatgttcttttcagcttagtccccttttcattaatttaaataaagctaaaataaaataaatgtttgataaaaacaaactaaaacagaaCTAAATGAAATCAATTCAAAAGTACTAAAATTTATTAtactaaaaaaagttaaatggaataatttgtttttattaattaattgtattgaatttaaCATCAGTAACTACTTTAATTAACAAGAACTTACACTGGAAAATACTTTTATAACTATTTGTTTGTCTtagttaaatgttaattttaatacattagtaaaaatttaacattttatctaCTTATATTTCATGCATCTGAACTAACATAATGGctatatttgtttaaaacatcaataaaaaaaacagtgcaTGATTATTTATGGTGAATTGTTACAAATAATGAGTTCAATTTagaaaacactcaaaaaatgacaaattaaaaacaaaaaaaatgtaatataattttaaaaagactAATAAATACCGTAAAGttttacaaacataaatattattaaataacattctTATGGTCCACCATAAGTTgagtcattgtttaaaaatgaacataagCTGAAATGTTTTGACAACATTTACCTAAGGTCAAAGTACAGTTGCGTTGCCTTAAAATGGACATGGACATTGGCATTTACCTTCTCTTTCTGACTCCTGGCTTTGATGATCTTGGCTGCTAATATGAGGCCGGAGGACTTCTCTACACATTTGTGCACCATGCCAAACCGTCctctattaaaaaacaaaataaataaatacaattaaactcaCATTTAAATCCTCTAAACTGCCATCACCCTGAAAAGAGGAAATCCACTTTAATGTCCTCCTGTTTCTAGGTATTCACTTTCACTAAGGTCTAAAAATATGTTGCACGTCTCACTCAacatctttctttctctctctctctctctctctctctctctctctcacaaagaCACATCTATCTGTCTTATGTATCGTGTATCTTGTAagctcttaaaatgtttaagaaTCTTGTGGCATGTGTTTAATATCACAGGCATCCCACTTTAAACCTTTGATGTAAATATTTCTAATGTAGTTtgatacaatattattatttcaatgcTTGGCTAAAATGTAGAAATGTTTTTGTGAATTTGCGACAGTTTTTGAAATAAGACTTTTCTGCAGGCCTACATCTATTTAAtctaaaaaactattaaaatgctaataatataatattatttcaatttcTATGTGCgaacatgtaaaaatgtaattcattcctGTAATTCAACGCttaattttcagcattattttcTGCTTGATTTTTGTTGAAACCATGATTTTATTTCCCTTCGACTCTTTGATGAATAGACAACTCAAaatgaaagtatttttaaaaggaaGATTTTTGAAATGGTAAAATTGATGATAATCCCAaatgtttcttaagcagcaaatctgcttattagaatgatttctaaaagATCAGGTaaaactgaagactgaagtaatgaatcaagaataaatatacataaagaataaacaataaacaacaatgtCAAATATTTTCACATAGAAAATGATTATTTCAAATTGtgataatatttaacaatattaatgatatttaccatatttttgatcaaataaatggtGCAAAGGGAtagcaaattagatttttttaaaagaaataataaaacattttaagaatttTGAGCAGTTACAGTGCtcataagtacacccctcacaaatgtatcttttaaattaatattttaataagatatacaatattatatttgtgcatatacattagattagtcagtataaagccaaatctggagcttatctaacaaaatagcttacaataacagtccaaaaactagctcagccaaatgtatatgttatagaaaaatattaaatacaaattttaaaaagagcaaaaaatcaagagaagcaaaaaaaggacaaattttgttgaaattttggaggttgtaattttttttgcaacattttgcttgaatttaattgtttcatCTTTCAATTTCCAAAGATGTTTGATgactaaattataattttaataaatatatcagtttaataaatctgttttgtttaaatgcactaaaatacattgcctatattcacttagAAATAGatacaattattcattttctttatgctgagcactgtacgtaTGTAACTCACCCGCCGAGAACTTCCTCTTTATTGATGTTGTAGTAGCTGGTAATCTGGTGGGTTTTGGTTGACACAAGACGGTGCTCAAATGGTGCAGGTGGAGGAGGGGAAGAATCTGtggaaaaagtatttttttaaaaatcactacaAATGGAAGATTGTTCAATAATTATTCTCCGACATCACACCTATTCTCTTACCAATGACATATTCATCAGTCACTGCCTCGGCATCTTTTCTCTCCTCTTCTGTCTCCTCCTCTGGTCCCGCCTCTGCAGCTTCAAGCCccgcctcctcttcctcctcctccttcaattctttctcctcctcctcctcttccactCTGCTTTTTTTAAGATCATCTGTCAGAGACTCGTCTCTTACATGCCTCTTAGTGCTCAAAGTTATTTCCAGATTCTCCTCACAGCTGCATGAACATATACATTCAGATATATATTTTACTAatcaattacatattttttaaattatataaattaattctatttttgtattattcactcattcattttccttgatttttttgatttttgatttatcaggggtaaccacagcggaatgaactgccaactactacAATATTTtgataatataacatttttaacaaacatatttggcaggtttttttaaattatttattacttttttatttaaaagtttagaCTCAGAAAAGACTTCAACAGAGTTTGTTTTATTCATCAAAACATGCATTAAATTGGCAAAATttctaaaaaaagattaaaaaaaagatagtattctaataatgaattattctatatattctattctatatatATTCACCAAAGAATGCtcacaaaatatatacaaaatatataaagtttCAACAAAActttaagcagcacaactgttttcgtgaaaatattgatataataataagaaatgcttAAGCAACAAAACACTTACTGTGGAAAAAggaatatgttttttattatttttgtctctttttcttttcattaaagaCTTGTATTTGcattgcttaaaggtgatatattaaataaaaaacttctTCTGTTGAATGTGATATGCTTTGCATGCTAACGAAGCATGTTTGCAGACGTAGATGAAGctagaaatgcaaaggcctgattgtctaaaatgaacttgagctctgcagctaaaattcctgtcagcagaaatgtgttaaaactgaacacagaatatgtgcagtTAGGAAGTCTTATGCTTTAAATGTTGTGGAAAAAATtcatagaaaaagaggacgtatgtatgggtgcggaaaacggaggactggagaatgattgacaagtgatgaattttactaaactccacctgttattATCAACTGCCTATAAAAGTTAAagccaggaaataaaagttattgcgcacctcctgaatgtaacttttgcattggGGATatcagaattctgtgaatcgaattattcatttgtatccaataaattattaatatttttgacattgaagtaAAACATCTCCtgacactttttattcaatagaggtgtcaaaattaattgtttcttcggtgcaccgcgatgcagacgtggacaattcagtatcggttcagtaataatcatatcAGGTTATCATGTaatgacgtcatttatctcatatgcgctatatcGCCGTAGCTTACtgtggcgagggaggcgagcgcgagtatttacaatgctccaactacttaaaaacgccataactgtgcacaatttcactgcgtgtgtgtttgctggactgtctttcactgacacttacagcagaagcccctatttctctgcgattgagagaatgacaGTACTcaatttctctctttctctctctcactgtggcccatttgacctgctggtgtgacttttcctcttctctcggctgttacagcgatacttttGGATAGAGGTCTGTATTCCCGCGGTACAGCCGCaggacctgaccagatttcttgcagcacgggaataaatttctgaataaagcgcgggagcggtcggtaactctggtgtaatttaaaCGGGAGCGGGCGTTCTAACAATAGAACCAGCAAAcacgcgtgtgcgtgcgtgtgtttatgtgtgggaatgagagagagcgtgatgctgtgtgttgcttgtttggtgctgtctgtttgtgtgcgtgtgtatgtgtgtgaatgagagagagcgtgatgctgtgtgtctcTGTCACTTGTTTGGAGCTGTGtttctacgtgtgtgtgtgtttataaaaacagtttgttatagccaccccccaatataaaactgtgtatggaaagtttcgtcaatgcaccgtgatgcatcgagatatcgaattaaacgataatcgtaactgaactgAACCGTgaaaccagtgtaggttcacacctctattatTAAACATGAatggaattgattaaatattccaacaccatcataataaaatgatttctaaaggatcatgtgaaaatgaagactggagtaatgatgctgaaaactcAACTTTGTCATCACCAGGaacaattaatgttttaaataaaataaaataaattaaagctgcAGTTATTTTATATAGTTGTAATTTTTCACTATATTACTATTTTACTGTGTTTATAATTGAACGATATGCAGCCTTACGAGCATAAAAGCCATTTATTGAAAACTAAATCCAGGACTTACTTTTCTGGTGTGGCTGTGATGATTTTATCATTCTGTCCAGATGAAGTTGGAGCAGCTAGTTGGCTTTCCTCTGTTAACCTTACACCCTCTTCTTTCTGTAATCTCTCTTCTTCCTCCTTTTTATCCTCTTCTGTTATCTGCAGTAATTCTGCAATGCTTTCTTTCTCTCTTGTCTCTTCTTCCACTGCTGCCTGCTGCTTATCATCTTTTATTTTTTCCCTGTATATCTCTGTTTTCTGCTCCTCTTCAATAATCTCCAGTTGTGTAGATGTACCGGCTGCTGTCTCTGCTGTGCATTGAGAAAGCTGATTGTTCTGTTGGTTGAGCTTTTGCACTTCTTCAAAACCAGCCTGGACTGAGTCTAGTAAAGGAAAGAAATACAAATGagctcaaagaaaaaaaattgtagaaacaagagaggcacaactgtagagaatcataaaaatatcattattatgcACTTTTAAAGGTTCATGATTTTGTTTTGGAGGTTTAGatccacctgaaattaaaaaaaaaactttcattttaataataaaaactctgCTGTAATTGGTCCAATCTGTTATAATTGGTCTACGGATAAAGCATGTGTCAGTTTTCCCAACATGTTGACCACATGAAATAAACACTTCTAGTCCTTTACCGTACAACTACAGTGTTTAAGGGGTTTGCAAAGCAGACATTGTTTGTAGGCAAAAAGTGAAGCCCATAGAATATCACTGAACATATTTGTTACAAAACAGGAAGTAAAGCTGGAACTCTTTTCAGGCAGTTCAGAATTTGTTATTTCTTTTTTGAAGATTTATGCTCCGTTATTAATGCTGGAACTTTGCAGactttttacattcacaaacagctactTTACACACATCATGAAAGGTAATattgaaaaatgtattataaagcatattaaatatattacttcTTTCTTATTCCTTTTGTTTTGGTTAAACATTCAgttttttagatttaaatttaaatttgaatcctagatttctgttttttttctcaccTGATGCATCCAGTGGCTTCTTTTTCTTCTGAGTTTTCAACCCTTTTGGGTACACTTTGGGTTTCTCCTTTCCATCCTTTTCTCTATACTTGAGAGAGACAAATAAGAGCGTTTTTACATTAGGAATCCTTTACAAAATGTTTAAAGCGTCATGAAAATTATCgggatttattttaaaaagtgataaaAAAAACTCCACAGTCTAAATCACATTAGTATTTTAACACCCCTTAAAAGCACCAGTTTCAATCTTGTCAATGGCATGAAAGTTCTCTTGATTGCTCTGAGCTGCTAATGTGCAATGAATCTGATATTGCTGATCACACACAATCATCTGAGCTGAATGCACAGTTGTGTCCTTGAGCCACTACTAAGAATCACTCCTCGTGTCATCAGTCAATCTGATTTATAAATGGCTCAAGCCAATGGCAAGGACAAGAAAGTCGACAACAGCACagctagacaaaaataaaatcatgtttAAAACAGAAGATATTACAAACAAGTTTTTATGtctccatttattttattttccacagTAATGTCACATAAAAGATGGTAAGCCTGTTTCGTTATTCAGAGAAAAAAAGACATGAAAATATTTCTTCTCTTgtacacttaaaaacaaacacatttcccCCTAAGAACCTTGTACTGAACACTTAGTgtgaaagacattttaaaatctaaacaACTATTTAGTATTGGAAAGGTTTTGAATTGTAAAGGTTCTTCATGAAACCATCAATAGCAATAAAGAACATTTAAAGAGTACATCTCCATATAATGTAGCAAGAAAATCTACtcatactttcattcattttccttcgacttagcccctttattcatcaggggttgccacaacggaatgaactaccaacttatccagcatatgttttacatagcagatgcccttccagctgcaacccagtactgggaaacacccatacactctcacacacatactgtacactatggccaatctagtttattcaattcacctatagaccatatgaatgtggtcatgtcattgccAAACTATTttgtaactgtaacaagaggcaatttaatcgtatcttaatgttaaaacggttcccataacattatttatcaacatgtggACCTTTGTGGATTCTTGAGAGCTacggaaattaaaaatgtaatacaggaaatacattaggaccattgttattgtttacatccctcaaaacggtctataacacatgtctttggattgtgggggaaaccggagcacccggaggaaacccacgcgaacacgaggagaacatgcaaactccacacagaaaaaataactggctcagctgggaatgaaaccagtgaccttcttgctgtgaagaggGGGACCTCCGTGCCGCCCTCATTactcattttcaaatatttagctGCTTCACAAACTTTATCAGCTAATGCTAAAGCTAATTTGTTAGATTATTTAGctcatttaatttgaaatgttcaacgtaaaacttttttttcaatttttttgaaagttaaataaaagttttggCAAACCATTTTGAggttaaataagaataaaatataatttccCTGTATTCATGTTGTCCTTTAATAGTCAGTGTATCCATATGTATGAGTGAATTTTTCAGTTCAAAAATTTGCATAACTCAATTTAACTCACCCTGTTGCTGGattttgagtgtgtttttttcaAGCGATCGGCCAAACTTGATTGTTTCAACGCCTCAGCAACAAAACTGACCACCTGATGAATACTGCTGACCAGTCGTTCCAAAGCATCAAGCCGCTGATCCTGCTGTTCCTCCTTTTCTCGAACGGTTTCAATGACGACACGTACATCACACAACATCTGCTCAACGCTGCGTCCACCTGTGCTATGATCCTGCCCCATGGCATCCAGTTGTTTCAGAGACGCTTCCTGCAGGGCGAGGAGTTTGTCCATCTTATCGCTTAAATCCCTGACTTGTCCTTCAATATGTACTAGAGAAGATTTTGAAGTAGGCTGATCTGAAACTGGTGAAGATGAGCATTTGTTTGAGGCCGAAAGCGAAGCTCTTCTCGATCCAGCTCTTCCACCATTTGACCGTTTTTGAGCATGAAGTGGTTTGGGGTCATAAACCCGAGCAAGAGACTTGACAAGATTAGAGCTCATGGTGAAACTCTTTAAAAGATGTTACAAAACGTTAAGATTAATTAGACTTCACGTCCTCTTGACAATCTACTGTTCATTGACTCCCTTTCTCATTCTCTCAAGTCGGTCTCTGGTTTCTCCAGCTTCAAATCCAAAGCTTTTTATAGGATTCAACATGCTTCTTCCTATTGGCCGGTTTGTGATTGGTCGGTGATGTTGCTGTTATCGTTTGGAGGAGGGCCGCTTGTGTGTGACTACAGTGTAAATCCTAGAGTCAGGTGTGAAGAGACTGAAACCAGAGTGAGTGCAAGAAAAAGAGCTTGGTGTGCTCAGAGAGGGACATTTCAACACCCCTGAGAGAACTTTAAATGTATAGTGACTGTTAAACCGGTAGATTTCCTCTGATCGCCTGACAATCATCACCTCAAATAAAGGGTCTATGTCTGCAAGTATGTCGGTCTTCATTCCAGGCTGGAGAACACAATGAGAAAATGTGTGATGGAACAAGAGCAGGTGGCATGGATGAGTCTACTGGAAAGCTCGTACAAAGTAGCTGCTGAGACTCTGAAATGACTCAGATGTGTATTTTCAATGTGGTTCAAAATGTCTCATTGTTCTATGAAGCTCTAATTGTGCTTGACTCATCTAAACTGACTACCCAATCAAATGGTAATGACGTCATTGTAACAGTTATGTATTTTAGCAAGAATGTGGATTCCCTTTCAGAGTTTTTTAATGGTAAGAAAACCAGTTTTAGCTGACAAACCCTATTTAACTGTCAGTCTAACTTTCCAGTTTACATTGATGTTGTAAAATTTTGAGAGATTGTAAAGTGACTGAAACCCTCTGACAACAGCTTGTCTAGATGAAGGCCAAAGGGATAAGCCTTTCGGCCACTGCATAAGAAGTTGATCACTCCATATCTGTGTTTCTAGAATATTCGATCTTTAAAACGTCACTTAATTATTCAAGTCCCACAAAAATGGTGGTCATTCACATAAGACAAATGCATGTCAAGAAAATGCAGAGAATCTCAATGGTCAAATGGTTCAGTGCTGAATAGGGTATAGACCAGTCTATTGGCAGACAGTGTCTCGACATTTCAGAAAAATTGGACTAAACTTGGtggacaaactgaaaaaaataaataaacaaaaagacaatTTGAGTACATAGCTGCCTCCAGAAAAACACAACCaatgttatttttgcatttagATGTGTCTTGCTCCAGAAAAACTGTGCTTCTTTTCTTGATTCCTATTTCTATACGAGATGAATGCAATAAGCAACCAACATTATATGATGAGTTTTGATAGTGCCATCTGGCATTTTCCTCAACAATGATTGTTTTTTCTTAGCCCCTTATGTTaatgttctgttattttatgttaaaagaGATGAAAATGAcctattatttgccataaaaCTTAACCTAGAtataggagcctgagaaaaatgctaatttcagatggcacttacagatttttgcatctgaactcttcataaagTCCAGACGCCTCCACAAAAGACTTTCCCAAGAATATTCCTTTAAAAACATTCCTCCACCCTCCAGTTCACACAACACATGCAAGACATTTTCTGCATGCCAGTCTTACAGGCTGTCAGCACTGAACTGGCCTACAGTTCCTAACCTTTCGTAAGCCCTCCTCTTCAACATATACAGGAATCTGACATCCACCATTCACTTTTTCAGTTCAACCCAAACTAATATGAATGCCAGgatttttactgcttgttcaaactacttgtttaaaaggaGCTGAATCAAcgcaattgttgttgttgttgttgtttttttatgtatatatatattttttttcatttgtaaatttgtgttgggacagcatgaaggaattgtgttagTGTACTGTAACTACCTATTAGCGGACATGTATCATTCCCAGCTTGATTTGCATGTGAAGTAGGGCTGGAATTCGAAACGTCCACTTCCCCTGAACATTTAAGTGTTGtggttcttaaacagcgctgatttgtcattgtgttcacgtgctcaacagaaatgactatgactggccgtaaaggtcatcagttcaccgagctcaccgctgtttactgcatgtaaccacagatacaggaacactagAAAGATGCAATTTATCAGCGGATTGCTCTTATGTCAGCTTATTGATAAACctgctgatcgacgtgactttgaagtGCTCCACATCGCTTAAATGTTTgggggaaatggacgtttttaaaatttagaATTTTAGTATCGTGACAACTCTAGTGTGATGAGAGGAAAACATTCACAATAAAAGCAATATTCATGTTTTAAGTTAAAAGAAAGGCTTTGTTTagcaatctaggtgcaaagtctaaagcgcataatAGAATAAGATGCATTaaacagagtctcatctcccatttcctttaagagtcagtttgcATTGTGCcatagcacatttgctatttacatggcggactttgtaagtggaaaatctGAATGCTTAACTagcgagaaaacaattaaacagaccatctgcagtgcgaggataaagattgagcctcctccattcaggctcttgactttctctttactttactctttactttactcctttactttcgtggagtaaggaaacagtgttgtactcactccactgaagacatcaatCAGCCTACATACTTCATTTTGCTTGTTAAGCGCAAAAAAATTTCAATACTATTTCtaatttcagttctaatttccagcaaacaaataaatgaacaataagtgTTGGcgcaaaaagtgaaaattagaGTTGTGCCAAACCcctcttgcaccttattgtgccaggtatatgatagggcccttaaccATCACTTAAATTCAAATTAGTAGAAGAATTTTAAGTAAAAGTTTTAGAGTTTTGAGCTTACCACTTTACAGAGGAGTAAGTTCACTCAATGAGCCATAACTGTGCTAATGCTAGTTCCGAGATCAGTCTCAGTCAACAATAAGCATTATTAAAGCACAAGTTTGAACTGCACTAAATAGCATAAaattccatattttgtgattgagATGAATTAGTTTCCCAAGAGTAAATGCTACAGGCAAGTTTAATTAACAAGGTGTTTCAAAAGAAAAGGATTTGACCATATTGgtttaaaatgaattttgatCTTGGGTTTCACTTGCTTAAAATAAGTGGAAATCACGCAATGGGTGATCAATGGGAAATAACGCGAGGAGGCCCaccagcaatttattttttgagtgcatcCCAGAATCAGCCAAATAAAAAGTGACAGTAAGCTACAGACAATCCTCAAACACACTCAAACAGGTGCTACAGTATACTTTCCCACACACAGATAGATATAGTCCAGCTAAATGCCCTTTCCACACGCTATACTGAAACCTGATAGCttgtaaatatgaacaaaacagcTAAGCAGAGGAACTGATAACACATAGCTAAGTGCACAATAATCTTATTTTATCCTGGACAGTCACTGTATGCGATTAAAAGCAAAATAGTTGACTGTTTGGAGGagtaatggtttgttttgtgaTTGGCTGGTGTATTAATAGCAGGTCGCTGAACATTCAGTAATCTCCAGAGGATTGGTGGCGCCTCTGGAATGGGAACTTGATAATGTGAAGTGAGCTCCACCGTTCGGACAACAAGAGCTTATTGAAAAAGGGACTAAGTGCTTGCATTCCTTTGTGTGTCGCGCTGTGGTTGTGTGCGTACATGCCTGAGGGTGAGTAT
Above is a genomic segment from Danio aesculapii chromosome 20, fDanAes4.1, whole genome shotgun sequence containing:
- the mylk4b gene encoding myosin light chain kinase family member 4 isoform X3 is translated as MENFLQDKDLWIVGSVCLVASILWRRFWNLFTYKRKRESSPESASIDIEYREKDGKEKPKVYPKGLKTQKKKKPLDASDSVQAGFEEVQKLNQQNNQLSQCTAETAAGTSTQLEIIEEEQKTEIYREKIKDDKQQAAVEEETREKESIAELLQITEEDKKEEEERLQKEEGVRLTEESQLAAPTSSGQNDKIITATPENCEENLEITLSTKRHVRDESLTDDLKKSRVEEEEEEKELKEEEEEEAGLEAAEAGPEEETEEERKDAEAVTDEYVIDSSPPPPAPFEHRLVSTKTHQITSYYNINKEEVLGGGRFGMVHKCVEKSSGLILAAKIIKARSQKEKEVVKCEIEVMNQLNHANLIQLYAAFESRHEITLVMEYVDGGELFDRIIDENYKLTELDTVLFIRQITEGLQYMHKMYILHLDLKPENILCISRETNKVKIIDFGLARRYKPREKLRVNFGTPEFLAPEVINYEFVSFPTDMWSLGVITYMLLSGLSPFLGEDDNETLNNILACQWSFEEAEFADISEEAKDFISRLLVKSKSWRMSASQSLKHPWLSDRGLHYRLHHKKNKCHSSHAPPPEG
- the mylk4b gene encoding myosin light chain kinase 2, skeletal/cardiac muscle isoform X1; this translates as MSSNLVKSLARVYDPKPLHAQKRSNGGRAGSRRASLSASNKCSSSPVSDQPTSKSSLVHIEGQVRDLSDKMDKLLALQEASLKQLDAMGQDHSTGGRSVEQMLCDVRVVIETVREKEEQQDQRLDALERLVSSIHQVVSFVAEALKQSSLADRLKKTHSKSSNRYREKDGKEKPKVYPKGLKTQKKKKPLDASDSVQAGFEEVQKLNQQNNQLSQCTAETAAGTSTQLEIIEEEQKTEIYREKIKDDKQQAAVEEETREKESIAELLQITEEDKKEEEERLQKEEGVRLTEESQLAAPTSSGQNDKIITATPENCEENLEITLSTKRHVRDESLTDDLKKSRVEEEEEEKELKEEEEEEAGLEAAEAGPEEETEEERKDAEAVTDEYVIDSSPPPPAPFEHRLVSTKTHQITSYYNINKEEVLGGGRFGMVHKCVEKSSGLILAAKIIKARSQKEKEVVKCEIEVMNQLNHANLIQLYAAFESRHEITLVMEYVDGGELFDRIIDENYKLTELDTVLFIRQITEGLQYMHKMYILHLDLKPENILCISRETNKVKIIDFGLARRYKPREKLRVNFGTPEFLAPEVINYEFVSFPTDMWSLGVITYMLLSGLSPFLGEDDNETLNNILACQWSFEEAEFADISEEAKDFISRLLVKSKSWRMSASQSLKHPWLSDRGLHYRLHHKKNKCHSSHAPPPEG
- the mylk4b gene encoding myosin light chain kinase family member 4 isoform X4; its protein translation is MEGDDSQTKELDVGRLAFFGHLEQVERMRCYWELKHVQRKTLEQYREKDGKEKPKVYPKGLKTQKKKKPLDASDSVQAGFEEVQKLNQQNNQLSQCTAETAAGTSTQLEIIEEEQKTEIYREKIKDDKQQAAVEEETREKESIAELLQITEEDKKEEEERLQKEEGVRLTEESQLAAPTSSGQNDKIITATPENCEENLEITLSTKRHVRDESLTDDLKKSRVEEEEEEKELKEEEEEEAGLEAAEAGPEEETEEERKDAEAVTDEYVIDSSPPPPAPFEHRLVSTKTHQITSYYNINKEEVLGGGRFGMVHKCVEKSSGLILAAKIIKARSQKEKEVVKCEIEVMNQLNHANLIQLYAAFESRHEITLVMEYVDGGELFDRIIDENYKLTELDTVLFIRQITEGLQYMHKMYILHLDLKPENILCISRETNKVKIIDFGLARRYKPREKLRVNFGTPEFLAPEVINYEFVSFPTDMWSLGVITYMLLSGLSPFLGEDDNETLNNILACQWSFEEAEFADISEEAKDFISRLLVKSKSWRMSASQSLKHPWLSDRGLHYRLHHKKNKCHSSHAPPPEG